A single window of Liolophura sinensis isolate JHLJ2023 chromosome 6, CUHK_Ljap_v2, whole genome shotgun sequence DNA harbors:
- the LOC135466573 gene encoding F-box only protein 11-like: protein MPYKSTRTTRLRPRKPQPKKKERHVPERKAIESAPRCTRQTRTSLQAISPQTSHPYDLRNKRTRCASNLDSALLPNSGPPPLKRSRRSRVNKNFSKNSSHQGICGAHYLQQDLPDEVLLKIFSYLLEFDLCRAAQVCKRFNVIANDVELWKNLYQQVFEYDYPLMNPEPKEFIFLHPSDMGRDFNNDWKESFKQLYRGIHVRQGCFELYNPHHSGRHKGRNMMCFDTIEQALDTEEVAEDNRLIFVHTGIYQGEFLVIDNNVSILGAAPGNIIDHVIIERESDSTVMFMEGAKDTYLGYVTLKFSPSITSSVPHHKHYALEVTENCSPIIDHCRIKSTSVVGAAVCVSGVGAEPHIKNCYIKDCENVGLYVTDYAQGHYEDNEIIGNALAGVWVKNHANPIMRRNHIHHGRDVGIFTFDNGLGYFEANDIHNNRIAGFEVKAGANPTVVKCEIHHGQTGGIYVHENGRGQFIENKIHSNNFAGVWITSNSDPTIRKNEIYNGHQGGVYIFGEGRGLVEHNNIHGNALAGIQIRTNSNPIVRHNKIHHGQHGGIYVHEKGQGLIEENEVYSNTLAGVWITTGSTPVLRRNRIHSGKQVGVYFYDNGHGVLEENDIFNHLYSGVQIRTGSNPLIRRNKIWGGQNGGILVYNGGLGMIEHNEIFDNAMAGVWIKTDSNPVLRLNKIHDGRDGGICIFNGGKGILEENDIFRNAQAGVLISTQSHPILRRNRIFDGMAAGVEITNNATATLEGNKIFNNKFGGLCLASGVTPVLKDNLITGNHNMVEKAVGNGQCLYKISSYTSFPMHDFYRCRTCNTTDRNAICVNCIKTCHGGHEVEFIRHDRFFCDCGAGTLNNACQLQGEPTQDTDTLYDSAAPMESHTLRVN from the exons CTCCCCGATGCACCAGACAGACAAGAACCAGTCTCCAAGCTATATCACCTCAGACTTCCCATCCGTATGATTTACGGAACAAACGAACACGATGTGCCAGTAACCTTGACAGTGCATTATTACCCAACTCGGGACCCCCACCATTGAAACGATCCCGACGGTCAAGGGTCAACAAGAATTTCTCCAAAAACTCATCACATCAAG gtatatgtggAGCCCACTACCTTCAACAAGATCTACCTGATGAAGTCCTGCTGAAGATATTTAGCTACTTGCTAGAGTTTGACTTGTGCAGAGCAGCACAGGTGTGCAAGCGCTTCAATGTCATAGCCAATGATGTGGAGCTTTG GAAGAATCTCTATCAGCAAGTATTTGAGTATGACTATCCATTGATGAACCCAGAACCCAAGGAGTTCATTTTCCTTCACCCAAGTGACATGGGCAGAGATTTTAACAATGATTGGAAGGAAAGCTTCAAGCAGCTG TACCGAGGTATCCATGTGAGACAAGGCTGCTTTGAGCTGTATAACCCTCACCACAGTGGCAGGCATAAAGGCAGGAATATGATG TGTTTTGACACCATTGAGCAGGCTTTGGACACAGAAGAAGTGGCTGAAGACAACAGGCTCATCTTTGTCCATACAGGCATCTACCAGGGAGAATTCTTGGTCATTGATAACAATGTCTCCATATTGGGTGCAG CTCCTGGCAATATTATCGATCATGTGATCATTGAACGAGAGAGCGATTCCACTGTCATGTTCATGGAAGGAGCAAAAGATACATATTTAGGCTATGTAACATTAAAG ttttcacCCAGCATAACGTCCTCTGTCCCTCATCATAAACATTATGCCCTAGAAGTCACAGAAAACTGTTCCCCCATAATAGACCATTGTCGTATCAAAAGCACTTCCGTTG TTGGAGCAGCTGTGTGTGTGTCAGGAGTAGGAGCAGAACCTCACATTAAGAACTGCTACATCAAGGACTGTGAAAATGTGGGGCTGTATGTCACAGATTATGCACAG GGTCACTATGAAGATAACGAGATCATTGGCAATGCCTTGGCTGGAGTTTGGGTGAAGAACCATGCTAATCCTATCATGAGGAGAAATCACATACATCATGGCAGAGATGTCGGCATTTTCACCTTTGATAACGGACTG GGCTACTTTGAAGCCAATGACATCCACAACAACCGAATCGCTGGGTTTGAGGTGAAGGCTGGCGCTAACCCCACGGTGGTGAAGTGTGAAATACACCACGGCCAGACTGGTGGCATTTACGTCCACGAGAATGGCAGAGGCCAGTTTATAGAGAACAAGATCCACTCAAATAATTTTGCTGGAGTGTGGATTACCTCAAACAGCGATCCCACTATTAG gaaaaatGAAATCTACAATGGTCACCAGGgtggtgtgtatatatttggCGAAGGGAGAGGTTTAGTAGAACACAACAACATACATG GCAATGCATTAGCAGGCATCCAAATAAGGACAAACAGTAACCCTATAGTCCGGCACAATAAAATACACCATGGACAGCATGGAGGGATTTATGTG catgagAAGGGCCAGGGTCTGATAGAGGAAAATGAGGTGTACTCCAACACTCTGGCTGGGGTGTGGATCACCACAGGCAGTACACCTGTCCTCCGCCGTAACCGCATTCACAGCGGCAAGCAG gttgGAGTTTATTTTTACGATAATGGCCATGGAGTGCTGGAggaaaatgacatatttaacCACCTATATTCAGGAGTTCAGATACG GACGGGCAGCAACCCTCTAATACGACGTAACAAAATTTGGGGTGGTCAAAATGGAGGTATCCTGGTGTACAATGGTGGACTGGGAATGATTGaacataatgaaatatttgataaCGCCATGGCTGGAGTGTGGATTAAAACGGACAGCAATCCTGTCTTAAGGCTGAATAAAATCCATGATGGTCGGGATGGTGGCATCTGCATATTCAATGGAGGCAAAG GCATTCTAGAAGAGAATGACATTTTCCGCAATGCTCAGGCTGGCGTCTTGATTAGCACGCAGAGTCACCCGATTCTCAGGCGGAACAGAATCTTTGATGGCATGGCTGCTGGTGTGGAAATAACCAACAACGCTACAGCTACACTAGAAGGCAACAAGatttttaacaataaatttGGAGGATTGTGCCTGGCCAGTGGCGTAACTCCAGTACTCAAAG ATAACCTCATCACTGGTAACCATAATATGGTGGAAAAGGCCGTCGGGAACGGACAATGTTTGTACAAAATCTCCAGTTATACGAGCTTCCCCATGCATGACTTCTATAG ATGTCGGACATGTAACACAACAGATCGCAATGCCATATGTGTTAACTGTATCAAAACCTGCCACGGAGGTCATGAGGTTGAGTTTATCCGACACGATCGCTTTTTCTGTGATTGTGGGGCGGGTACGCTGAATAATGCCTGTCAGCTACAAGGGGAGCCCACCCAGGATACGGACACTCTGTACGATTCAGCAGCCCCCATGGAGTCACATACACTTCGAGTCAactga